In Burkholderia savannae, one genomic interval encodes:
- a CDS encoding ribonucleotide-diphosphate reductase subunit beta encodes MLNWDDEKTAVTPASGAQQNAMRDPAGMAVGLQAAVPAAHQASSARDIFAGDFAVAPHAPAAVASEARVNVADKRIINGQTDVNQLVPFKYKWAWEKYLAGCANHWMPQEINMSRDIALWKDPNGLTEDERRIVKRNLGFFVTADSLAANNIVLGTYRHITAPECRQFLLRQAFEEAIHTHAYQYIVESLGLDEGEIFNAYHEVESIRAKDEFLIPFIHTLTDPAFKTGTLEADQKLLKSLIVFACVMEGLFFYVGFTQILALGRQNKMTGAAEQYQYILRDESMHCNFGIDLINQIKLENPHLWTAEFRAEIRELFKHAVDLEYRYAEDTMPRGVLGLNASMFKSYLRFICNRRCQQIGLDPLFPNEENPFPWMSEMIDLKKERNFFETRVIEYQTGGALSWE; translated from the coding sequence ATGCTCAACTGGGATGACGAGAAGACTGCCGTAACTCCCGCGAGCGGAGCGCAGCAAAACGCGATGCGCGACCCCGCAGGAATGGCCGTCGGATTGCAGGCTGCGGTGCCTGCCGCTCATCAAGCTTCGTCGGCGCGCGACATCTTCGCGGGCGATTTCGCGGTAGCGCCGCATGCGCCGGCAGCCGTCGCTTCGGAAGCGCGCGTCAACGTCGCCGACAAGCGCATCATCAACGGCCAGACCGACGTCAATCAGCTCGTGCCGTTCAAGTACAAGTGGGCGTGGGAGAAGTACTTGGCCGGCTGCGCGAATCACTGGATGCCGCAGGAAATCAACATGTCCCGCGACATCGCGCTGTGGAAGGACCCGAACGGCCTGACGGAAGACGAGCGCCGGATCGTCAAGCGCAACCTCGGCTTCTTCGTGACGGCCGATTCGCTCGCGGCGAACAACATCGTGCTCGGCACGTACCGCCACATCACGGCGCCGGAGTGCCGGCAGTTCCTGCTGCGACAGGCGTTCGAAGAGGCGATCCACACGCACGCGTACCAATATATTGTCGAATCGCTCGGCCTCGACGAAGGCGAGATCTTCAACGCGTACCACGAGGTCGAGTCGATCCGCGCGAAGGACGAGTTCCTGATTCCGTTCATCCATACGCTGACCGACCCGGCTTTCAAGACGGGCACGCTGGAAGCCGATCAGAAGCTGCTGAAGTCGCTGATCGTGTTCGCGTGCGTCATGGAAGGCCTGTTCTTCTACGTCGGCTTCACGCAAATTCTCGCGCTCGGCCGTCAGAACAAGATGACGGGCGCGGCGGAGCAATATCAGTACATCCTCCGCGACGAGTCGATGCACTGCAACTTCGGGATCGACTTGATCAACCAGATCAAGCTCGAGAACCCGCACCTGTGGACGGCCGAATTCCGCGCCGAGATCCGCGAGCTGTTCAAGCACGCCGTCGATCTCGAGTATCGCTACGCGGAGGACACGATGCCGCGCGGCGTGCTGGGCCTGAACGCGTCGATGTTCAAGAGCTACCTGCGCTTCATCTGCAATCGCCGCTGCCAGCAGATCGGCCTCGATCCGCTGTTCCCGAACGAGGAAAACCCGTTTCCGTGGATGAGCGAGATGATCGACTTGAAGAAGGAACGCAACTTCTTCGAGACGCGGGTGATCGAGTATCAGACGGGCGGCGCGCTGTCGTGGGAGTGA
- a CDS encoding histone H1-like DNA-binding protein, giving the protein MALAKKKPAAKKAAAKKVAAKKAAPAKKAAVKKVAAKKVAVKKVAAKKAAPAKKVAAKKVAAKKAPAKKAAAKKVAVKKVAAKKVAAKKVAAKKAPAKKAAAKKVAVKKVAAKKVAAKKAPAKKAAAKKAAPAKKAAAKKAAPAKKAAPAKKAAAPKKAVVKKAAPATTASTASVAPASGVKTALNPAAAWPFPTGSRP; this is encoded by the coding sequence ATGGCACTTGCCAAGAAGAAGCCGGCTGCCAAGAAGGCTGCCGCGAAGAAGGTTGCTGCCAAGAAGGCCGCACCGGCCAAGAAGGCAGCGGTGAAGAAGGTTGCTGCGAAGAAGGTCGCGGTGAAGAAGGTCGCTGCCAAGAAGGCGGCACCGGCGAAGAAGGTCGCAGCGAAGAAGGTTGCCGCGAAGAAGGCGCCGGCGAAGAAGGCTGCTGCGAAGAAAGTCGCAGTGAAGAAGGTCGCGGCGAAGAAGGTTGCTGCGAAGAAGGTCGCCGCGAAGAAGGCGCCGGCGAAGAAGGCCGCTGCGAAGAAAGTCGCAGTGAAGAAGGTCGCGGCGAAGAAGGTTGCCGCGAAGAAGGCGCCGGCGAAGAAGGCTGCCGCGAAGAAGGCCGCGCCTGCGAAGAAGGCTGCTGCGAAGAAGGCCGCGCCTGCGAAGAAGGCTGCGCCCGCAAAGAAGGCGGCTGCGCCGAAGAAGGCGGTCGTGAAGAAGGCTGCGCCGGCGACGACGGCGTCGACGGCATCGGTTGCTCCGGCATCGGGCGTGAAGACCGCGCTCAACCCGGCAGCGGCATGGCCGTTCCCGACCGGCAGCCGTCCGTAA
- a CDS encoding outer membrane lipoprotein has translation MLTRKTLTLAAMLTATVTLAGCFTPPGSADVYSVGQAQREQTVRMGTVETVRAVRIQGDGGGGALGTLGGGALGAVAGSAIGGGRGSVLTAIAGGIAGAVAGNAVGQGLSSANGVEITVRLDNGDLRSITQAATPEAFRAGERVRLLSSGGVTRVTH, from the coding sequence ATGTTGACCAGGAAAACCCTCACGCTCGCCGCGATGCTGACCGCGACGGTGACGCTCGCAGGCTGCTTCACGCCGCCGGGTTCGGCCGACGTTTATAGCGTCGGCCAGGCGCAGCGCGAGCAGACCGTGCGGATGGGCACGGTCGAAACCGTCCGCGCAGTGCGGATTCAGGGCGACGGCGGCGGCGGCGCGCTCGGCACGCTCGGCGGCGGCGCGCTCGGCGCGGTCGCCGGCAGCGCGATCGGCGGCGGTCGCGGCTCGGTGCTGACCGCGATCGCGGGCGGCATCGCCGGCGCGGTCGCGGGCAACGCGGTCGGCCAGGGCCTCAGCTCGGCGAACGGCGTCGAAATCACCGTGCGCCTCGACAACGGCGACCTGCGCTCGATCACGCAGGCAGCGACGCCCGAAGCGTTCCGCGCGGGCGAGCGCGTGCGACTGCTGTCGAGCGGCGGCGTGACTCGCGTCACGCACTGA
- a CDS encoding carbohydrate kinase family protein: MATLICGSIAYDNIMTFEGRFREHILPDQVHLINLSFLVPTMRREFGGCAGNIAYALNLLGGDARMMGTLGAIDAQPYLDRLDALGLARDYVRVLPDTYSAQAMITTDLDNNQIAAFHPGAMMQSHVNHAGEAKGIKLAIVAPDGFQGMVQHTEELAQAGVPFIFDPGQGLPLFDGATLRRSIELATYIAVNDYEAKLVCDKTGWSEDEIASRVQALIITRGEHGATVRHRDGEEQIPAVKADRIVDPTGCGDAFRGGLLHGIEHGFDWATTGRLASLMGSLKIAHQGPQTYTLTRAEIDERFETAFGYSPK; encoded by the coding sequence TTGGCTACGCTGATCTGCGGTTCGATCGCCTACGACAACATCATGACCTTCGAAGGGCGCTTTCGCGAGCACATCCTGCCCGACCAGGTGCACCTCATCAATCTGAGTTTCCTCGTGCCGACGATGCGCCGCGAGTTCGGCGGCTGCGCGGGCAACATCGCCTATGCGCTGAATCTGCTCGGCGGCGACGCGCGGATGATGGGCACGCTCGGCGCGATCGACGCGCAGCCGTACCTCGACCGCCTCGACGCGCTCGGCCTCGCGCGCGACTACGTGCGCGTGCTGCCCGACACGTACTCGGCGCAGGCGATGATCACCACCGACCTCGACAACAACCAGATCGCCGCCTTCCACCCGGGTGCGATGATGCAGTCGCACGTGAACCACGCGGGCGAAGCGAAGGGCATCAAGCTCGCGATCGTCGCGCCGGACGGCTTCCAGGGGATGGTTCAGCACACCGAGGAGCTCGCGCAGGCGGGCGTGCCGTTCATTTTCGATCCGGGTCAGGGTTTGCCCCTCTTCGACGGCGCTACCTTGCGCCGCAGCATTGAACTTGCGACTTACATTGCTGTCAACGATTACGAAGCCAAGCTGGTGTGCGACAAGACGGGTTGGTCCGAAGACGAAATCGCCAGCCGGGTTCAGGCGCTCATCATCACGCGCGGCGAGCACGGCGCGACGGTCCGCCATCGCGACGGCGAAGAGCAGATCCCGGCCGTGAAGGCCGATCGGATCGTCGATCCGACCGGCTGCGGCGACGCGTTCCGCGGCGGCTTGCTGCATGGAATCGAGCACGGCTTCGACTGGGCGACGACGGGGCGCCTCGCGAGCCTGATGGGCTCGCTGAAGATCGCGCACCAGGGTCCGCAAACGTACACGCTGACTCGCGCGGAAATCGATGAGCGTTTCGAGACCGCGTTCGGCTACAGTCCGAAGTGA
- the tpx gene encoding thiol peroxidase, producing MSKVTLGGNPIEIAGTFPAVGSQAPDFKLVGKDLADVSLASFAGKRKVLNIVPSLDTPTCATSTRKFNEAASKLDNTVVIVVSADLPFAATRFCTTEGLANVITASTFRGGRAFADAYGVNVTSGPLDGLTARAVVVIDENDKVTHTELVGEIKNEPNYDAALAALK from the coding sequence ATGAGCAAAGTCACGCTGGGTGGCAACCCGATCGAAATCGCCGGCACGTTCCCGGCAGTCGGCTCGCAGGCCCCCGACTTCAAGCTGGTCGGCAAGGATCTCGCGGACGTGTCGCTGGCGAGCTTCGCCGGCAAGCGCAAGGTGCTGAACATCGTCCCGAGCCTCGACACGCCGACCTGCGCGACGTCGACTCGCAAGTTCAACGAAGCGGCGAGCAAGCTCGACAACACCGTCGTCATCGTCGTGTCGGCGGATCTGCCGTTCGCGGCAACCCGCTTCTGCACGACGGAAGGCCTCGCGAACGTGATCACCGCGTCGACGTTCCGCGGCGGCCGCGCATTCGCCGACGCGTACGGCGTGAACGTGACGAGCGGTCCGCTCGACGGCCTGACCGCGCGCGCGGTCGTCGTGATCGACGAGAACGACAAGGTGACGCACACCGAGCTCGTCGGCGAAATCAAGAACGAGCCGAACTACGACGCCGCCCTCGCCGCACTGAAGTAA
- a CDS encoding DUF3426 domain-containing protein, with protein MLLATRCPHCETVFRLQREQLALHDGLVRCGHCQQVFDAARSLVPAEHEAAAAQTAPYAQQQPAPQRLFDATSPDRRPLEAGHRDFAPGAWDMWAPWLDGVVDPKLQVTSASVAAPPNGAAAMQSAAEQTREPEADAPAHEAPGAPEAPEAPEFSETEAQAAQTPSPAERAAHVPPAAAPGAHATRTPDVDLPAVGTREFPPPPHPAPDLDHRVTAEREPEAAHAFGPRHDDAAEPVLASPSAAAAALADTAHDREPRFGAAASPRTQAEPFAATPEADEREHFAMTREARANAARGGFARALGMSVALALAALLAAQLAWWQRETITIYWPSTEPLFKQACTALGCTVAPPRAIDGLRLDASDLRQLDGPRLLELKVPLTNRYRVALAYPSIELTLLDEANNITARRVLAPRDYARPGTRIEAGMPAGATQTMIVRIETNGVAASNFRVQIFYP; from the coding sequence ATGCTCCTCGCAACGCGCTGCCCTCATTGTGAAACCGTCTTCCGACTGCAGCGGGAACAGCTCGCGCTGCACGACGGTCTCGTGCGCTGCGGCCACTGCCAGCAGGTGTTCGACGCAGCGCGCTCGCTCGTGCCTGCCGAGCACGAGGCGGCCGCTGCGCAAACGGCGCCGTACGCGCAACAGCAGCCGGCGCCGCAGCGCCTGTTCGATGCAACGTCGCCTGATCGACGTCCGCTCGAAGCCGGTCATCGCGATTTCGCGCCGGGCGCATGGGACATGTGGGCGCCGTGGCTCGACGGCGTCGTCGATCCGAAGCTGCAGGTGACGAGCGCGAGCGTCGCGGCCCCGCCGAACGGCGCGGCTGCGATGCAAAGCGCGGCGGAACAAACGCGCGAGCCCGAAGCCGACGCGCCGGCGCACGAAGCGCCTGGCGCGCCCGAAGCCCCCGAAGCCCCCGAATTCTCCGAAACCGAAGCGCAAGCCGCGCAAACGCCGTCGCCCGCCGAACGCGCGGCGCACGTGCCGCCCGCGGCCGCTCCTGGCGCGCATGCAACCCGAACGCCCGACGTCGACTTGCCCGCCGTCGGCACGCGCGAATTTCCGCCGCCGCCGCACCCGGCGCCCGATCTCGATCACCGCGTGACCGCCGAGCGCGAGCCGGAAGCCGCGCACGCCTTCGGCCCGCGGCACGACGATGCGGCCGAACCCGTGCTCGCGTCGCCCTCGGCCGCAGCCGCGGCGCTCGCCGATACCGCGCACGATCGCGAGCCGCGCTTCGGCGCGGCGGCATCGCCCCGAACGCAGGCCGAGCCGTTCGCGGCAACGCCCGAAGCCGACGAGCGCGAGCATTTCGCGATGACCCGCGAAGCCCGCGCGAATGCCGCGCGCGGCGGCTTCGCGCGCGCGCTCGGCATGAGCGTCGCACTGGCGCTCGCCGCGCTGCTCGCCGCGCAGCTCGCATGGTGGCAACGCGAGACGATCACGATCTATTGGCCGTCGACCGAGCCGCTCTTCAAGCAGGCATGCACCGCGCTCGGCTGCACGGTCGCGCCGCCGCGCGCGATCGACGGTCTGCGGCTCGACGCGTCCGACCTGCGCCAGCTCGACGGCCCGCGCCTCCTCGAGCTGAAGGTGCCGCTCACGAATCGCTACCGCGTCGCGCTCGCCTATCCGTCGATCGAGCTCACGCTGCTCGACGAAGCGAACAACATCACCGCGCGCCGCGTGCTCGCGCCGCGCGACTACGCGCGCCCCGGCACGCGCATCGAAGCGGGCATGCCCGCCGGCGCGACGCAGACGATGATCGTCCGCATCGAGACGAACGGCGTCGCCGCGTCGAACTTCCGCGTCCAGATCTTCTATCCGTAA
- the prmA gene encoding 50S ribosomal protein L11 methyltransferase, which translates to MSYRELVAELPREHADALSDALVELGALSVSVEDADADTPDEQPLFGEPGLTPERTAWQHSRVIALVDATQDPAVLLAAAANEAGLDETPRFALREVEEQDWVRLTQSQFDPIHIGEKIWVVPSWHDAPEPDALVLELDPGLAFGTGSHPTTRLCMEWLEQTVKPGQTVLDYGCGSGILAILAKKCGAGSVTGIDIDPQAVEAARQNSERNRADVTYGLPGDCPDGEFDIVVANILSNPLKLMASMLASKVKPGGRIALSGVLARQADEVASVYARYIDIAVWREHEGWVCLAGKRRESH; encoded by the coding sequence ATGAGCTATCGGGAACTCGTCGCCGAGCTGCCCCGCGAGCACGCGGACGCGCTGTCCGACGCGCTCGTCGAGCTGGGCGCGCTGTCGGTGTCCGTCGAGGACGCCGATGCCGACACGCCGGACGAGCAGCCGCTCTTCGGCGAACCGGGTCTGACGCCCGAGCGCACCGCGTGGCAGCACTCGCGCGTGATCGCGCTCGTCGACGCGACGCAGGACCCCGCGGTGCTGCTCGCCGCCGCCGCGAACGAGGCCGGCCTCGACGAGACGCCGCGCTTCGCGCTGCGCGAAGTCGAGGAGCAGGACTGGGTGCGGCTCACGCAATCGCAATTCGACCCGATCCACATCGGCGAGAAGATCTGGGTCGTGCCGTCGTGGCACGACGCGCCGGAGCCCGACGCGCTCGTGCTCGAGCTCGATCCGGGCCTCGCGTTCGGCACGGGCAGCCATCCGACGACGCGCCTTTGCATGGAATGGCTCGAGCAGACCGTAAAGCCCGGGCAGACGGTGCTCGATTACGGCTGCGGCTCCGGCATTCTCGCGATCCTCGCGAAGAAGTGCGGCGCGGGCAGCGTGACCGGCATCGACATCGATCCGCAGGCGGTCGAAGCGGCGCGCCAGAACAGCGAGCGCAATCGCGCGGACGTCACGTACGGCCTGCCCGGCGACTGCCCGGACGGCGAATTCGACATCGTCGTCGCGAACATCCTGTCGAATCCGCTGAAGCTGATGGCGTCGATGCTCGCATCGAAAGTGAAGCCGGGCGGGCGCATCGCGCTGTCGGGCGTGCTCGCGAGGCAGGCGGACGAAGTCGCGAGCGTCTACGCCCGCTATATCGACATCGCCGTCTGGCGCGAACACGAAGGCTGGGTATGCCTCGCCGGAAAGCGGCGCGAAAGCCATTAG
- the accC gene encoding acetyl-CoA carboxylase biotin carboxylase subunit — translation MFEKILIANRGEIALRIQRACRELGVKTVVVYSEADKEAKYVKLADEAVCIGPAPSNLSYLNMPALISAAEVTDAEAIHPGYGFLSENADFAERVEQSGFTFIGPRPDTIRMMGDKVTAKQTMIRTGVPCVPGSDGALPDDPKEIVKIARAVGYPVIIKAAGGGGGRGMRVVHTEAALVNAVNMTREEAGRAFGNPQVYMEKFLENPRHIEIQVLSDSHKNAVWLGERDCSMQRRHQKVIEEAPAPGIARRLIDRIGDRCADACKKMGYLGAGTFEFLYENNEFYFIEMNTRVQVEHPVTELITGVDIVQEQIKIAAGEKLSFRQRDIQFRGHAIECRINAEDPFKFTPSPGRITSWHTPGGPGIRVDSHAYNGYFVPPNYDSMIGKLIAYGATREQAISRMRIALSEMVVEGILTNIPLHRELMLDSKFVEGGPSIHYLENRLAQKLQAAPEEA, via the coding sequence ATGTTTGAAAAAATCCTCATTGCCAACCGCGGGGAAATCGCGCTGCGCATTCAGCGCGCGTGCCGCGAGCTCGGCGTCAAGACGGTGGTCGTCTACTCCGAGGCCGACAAGGAAGCCAAGTACGTGAAGCTAGCCGACGAAGCGGTCTGCATCGGCCCCGCTCCGTCGAATCTGAGCTACCTGAACATGCCGGCCCTCATCAGCGCGGCCGAAGTCACCGACGCCGAGGCGATCCACCCGGGCTACGGCTTCCTGTCGGAGAACGCCGATTTCGCCGAGCGCGTCGAGCAATCGGGCTTCACGTTCATCGGCCCGCGCCCGGACACGATCCGCATGATGGGCGACAAAGTCACCGCGAAGCAGACGATGATCCGCACCGGCGTACCGTGCGTGCCGGGCTCGGACGGCGCGTTGCCGGACGATCCGAAGGAGATCGTGAAAATTGCGCGCGCGGTCGGCTATCCGGTGATCATCAAGGCGGCGGGCGGCGGCGGCGGACGCGGGATGCGCGTCGTTCACACCGAAGCGGCGCTCGTGAACGCGGTCAACATGACGCGCGAGGAAGCGGGCCGTGCATTCGGCAATCCGCAGGTCTACATGGAGAAGTTCCTCGAAAATCCGCGCCACATCGAGATTCAGGTGCTCTCCGATTCGCACAAGAACGCGGTCTGGCTCGGCGAGCGCGACTGCTCGATGCAGCGCCGCCACCAGAAGGTGATCGAGGAAGCGCCGGCGCCCGGCATCGCGCGCCGCCTGATCGACCGAATCGGCGACCGCTGCGCGGACGCGTGCAAGAAGATGGGCTACCTCGGCGCGGGCACGTTCGAGTTCCTGTACGAGAACAACGAGTTCTACTTCATCGAGATGAACACGCGCGTGCAGGTCGAGCATCCGGTGACGGAGCTGATCACGGGCGTCGACATCGTCCAGGAGCAGATCAAGATCGCCGCGGGCGAGAAGCTGTCGTTCCGCCAGCGCGACATTCAATTCCGCGGCCACGCGATCGAATGCCGGATCAACGCCGAAGATCCGTTCAAGTTCACGCCGTCGCCGGGCCGGATCACGTCGTGGCACACACCGGGCGGCCCCGGCATCCGCGTCGATTCGCACGCGTACAATGGGTATTTCGTGCCGCCCAACTACGATTCGATGATCGGCAAGCTGATCGCCTACGGCGCGACGCGCGAGCAGGCGATCAGCCGGATGCGCATCGCGCTGTCGGAAATGGTGGTCGAAGGCATCCTGACCAACATCCCGCTGCATCGCGAGCTGATGCTCGACTCGAAGTTCGTCGAAGGCGGCCCGAGCATCCATTATCTCGAGAACCGGCTCGCGCAGAAGCTGCAGGCCGCGCCGGAAGAAGCGTAA
- the accB gene encoding acetyl-CoA carboxylase biotin carboxyl carrier protein: MDLRKLKTLIDLVSESGISELEVTEGEGKVRIVKNAPPVYVQPSAGFAPQVSAPAPVMTAPIEGAGASAPAAAPAAAAPQGHIVTSPMVGTFYRAPSPGADPFAQVGDTVKEGQTLCIIEAMKLLNEIESDKAGVIKEILAENGQAVEYGQPLFVIG, translated from the coding sequence ATGGACCTTCGCAAGCTGAAAACTCTGATCGACCTCGTCTCCGAATCCGGCATCTCCGAGCTGGAAGTCACCGAAGGCGAAGGCAAGGTGCGCATCGTCAAGAACGCGCCGCCGGTCTATGTGCAGCCGTCGGCCGGCTTCGCGCCGCAGGTGAGCGCCCCCGCCCCCGTCATGACGGCGCCGATCGAAGGCGCGGGCGCCTCGGCTCCCGCCGCCGCGCCCGCCGCCGCTGCGCCGCAGGGCCACATCGTGACGTCGCCGATGGTCGGCACGTTCTACCGCGCGCCGTCGCCGGGCGCCGATCCGTTCGCCCAGGTCGGCGACACCGTGAAGGAAGGCCAGACGCTTTGCATCATCGAAGCGATGAAGCTCCTGAACGAAATCGAATCCGACAAAGCCGGCGTCATCAAGGAAATCCTCGCCGAAAACGGCCAAGCCGTCGAATACGGCCAGCCGCTTTTCGTGATCGGCTAA
- the aroQ gene encoding type II 3-dehydroquinate dehydratase, producing the protein MTRLLVLHGPNLNLLGTREPEVYGRVTLEQIDRALAARAQEAGVELESFQSNHEGAIVDRVQAARGDGTEFILINPAAYTHTSVAIRDALAGVGIPFVEIHLSNVHRREPFRHHSYFSDQAEGVICGLGWKGYLYALEYALDKLQSASRG; encoded by the coding sequence ATGACACGATTGCTGGTGCTGCACGGCCCTAACCTGAACCTTCTCGGCACCCGGGAGCCGGAGGTGTACGGCCGCGTGACGCTCGAGCAGATCGATCGGGCGCTTGCCGCGCGGGCGCAGGAGGCGGGCGTCGAGCTCGAGTCGTTTCAGAGCAACCACGAGGGCGCGATCGTCGACCGCGTCCAGGCTGCGAGAGGCGACGGCACCGAGTTCATCCTGATCAATCCGGCCGCGTATACGCATACGAGCGTGGCGATCCGGGATGCGCTCGCGGGCGTCGGCATTCCGTTCGTAGAGATTCATCTGTCGAACGTGCACCGGCGCGAGCCGTTCAGGCATCACTCCTATTTCTCCGATCAGGCCGAAGGCGTCATCTGCGGCCTCGGCTGGAAGGGTTATCTGTACGCGCTCGAATACGCGCTCGACAAGCTGCAAAGCGCGTCGCGCGGCTGA
- a CDS encoding TlpA family protein disulfide reductase, which produces MNSKGIFAGVVVAAVAIAGGLVAGHWVRGSVADGGTQAGAPAGAPAASNAVDALWAASYPDVDGKPQGLAAFKGQKVVVNFWASWCGPCVEEMPELVKLSQEYEKKGVRFVGIGVDSEQNVKNFLKKVPVDYPIFVSGYAGADLARNFGNTAGALPFTVVIDETGKVRETKLGQIHPDELKRTLDTL; this is translated from the coding sequence ATGAACAGCAAAGGGATTTTCGCAGGCGTCGTGGTTGCTGCCGTCGCGATCGCGGGCGGCCTCGTCGCCGGCCACTGGGTGCGCGGCAGCGTGGCCGACGGCGGCACGCAAGCCGGTGCGCCGGCGGGCGCCCCCGCCGCGAGCAACGCGGTCGACGCGCTGTGGGCCGCGTCGTATCCGGACGTCGACGGCAAGCCGCAAGGGCTCGCCGCCTTCAAGGGCCAGAAGGTGGTCGTCAACTTCTGGGCATCGTGGTGCGGCCCGTGCGTCGAGGAGATGCCCGAACTCGTGAAGCTGTCGCAGGAATACGAGAAGAAAGGCGTACGTTTCGTCGGGATCGGCGTCGATTCCGAGCAGAACGTGAAGAACTTCCTGAAGAAGGTGCCGGTCGACTATCCGATCTTCGTCAGCGGCTATGCCGGCGCCGATCTGGCCCGCAATTTCGGCAACACGGCGGGTGCACTGCCCTTCACCGTCGTCATCGACGAAACGGGCAAGGTTCGCGAGACAAAATTGGGGCAAATCCACCCGGACGAGCTGAAACGCACGCTCGATACGCTCTGA
- the mpl gene encoding UDP-N-acetylmuramate:L-alanyl-gamma-D-glutamyl-meso-diaminopimelate ligase, whose protein sequence is MHIHILGICGTFMGGLAVLARAAGHTVTGCDAGVYPPMSTQLEAQGIQLIEGYGAEQVDLKPDLFVIGNVVSRGNPLMEAILDRGLPYVSGPQWLGEHVLAGKWVLAVAGTHGKTTTSSMLAWILEDAGLNPGFLIGGVPLNFGVSARHTDSSFFVIEADEYDTAFFDKRSKFVHYRPRTAILNNLEFDHADIFPDLAAIETQFHHLVRMVPGVGRLVTNGCEDALERVLSRGCWSDVERFGVDGGWQALPAEDGVPIDERFAVYWRSERIGAVDWQVQGEHNRMNALAAIAAARHVGVPPVQAAAALAAFRNVKRRMEVRGSVDGVTVYDDFAHHPTAIETTIAGLRARIGCQNSRILAVLEPRSNTMKLGVMKAQLPASLADADLVFGYGAPTGRDALGWSLPDALAPLGDKARAFDDLHALVKAVTAAARPGDHVLVMSNGGFGGVHQKLLDALSARGGAATPRSGA, encoded by the coding sequence ATGCATATCCACATTCTCGGCATCTGCGGCACCTTCATGGGCGGTCTCGCCGTGCTCGCCCGCGCGGCGGGCCACACCGTGACGGGTTGCGACGCGGGCGTCTATCCGCCGATGAGCACGCAGCTCGAGGCGCAGGGCATTCAGCTGATCGAGGGTTACGGCGCCGAACAGGTCGACCTGAAGCCCGATCTGTTCGTGATCGGCAATGTCGTGTCGCGCGGCAACCCTTTGATGGAGGCGATCCTCGACCGGGGGCTGCCGTACGTGTCCGGTCCTCAATGGCTCGGTGAGCATGTGCTCGCCGGCAAGTGGGTGCTCGCTGTCGCCGGCACGCACGGCAAGACGACGACGAGCTCGATGCTTGCGTGGATTCTCGAAGACGCCGGCTTGAATCCCGGCTTCCTGATCGGCGGCGTGCCGCTGAACTTCGGCGTGTCCGCGCGGCATACTGATTCGAGCTTCTTCGTGATCGAGGCGGACGAGTACGACACGGCGTTTTTCGACAAGCGCTCGAAGTTCGTCCACTACCGGCCGCGGACCGCGATCCTGAACAACCTCGAATTCGATCATGCCGACATCTTTCCGGATCTCGCCGCGATCGAAACGCAATTCCATCATCTCGTGCGTATGGTGCCGGGGGTCGGCCGGCTTGTGACGAACGGCTGCGAAGATGCGCTCGAGCGCGTGCTGTCGCGCGGCTGCTGGAGCGACGTCGAGCGTTTCGGCGTCGACGGCGGCTGGCAGGCGCTGCCCGCCGAGGACGGCGTGCCGATCGACGAGCGCTTCGCCGTCTATTGGCGCAGCGAGCGAATCGGTGCGGTCGACTGGCAAGTGCAGGGCGAGCACAACCGGATGAATGCACTCGCCGCGATCGCCGCGGCGCGCCACGTCGGCGTGCCGCCCGTGCAGGCGGCCGCCGCACTCGCGGCGTTTCGCAACGTGAAGCGCCGGATGGAAGTGCGCGGCAGCGTCGACGGCGTGACTGTCTACGACGATTTCGCACACCATCCGACGGCGATCGAAACGACGATCGCCGGTCTTCGTGCGCGTATCGGCTGCCAAAATTCTCGAATCCTCGCGGTGCTGGAGCCGCGCTCGAACACGATGAAGCTCGGCGTGATGAAGGCGCAACTGCCGGCGAGCCTCGCCGACGCCGATCTCGTGTTCGGCTACGGCGCGCCGACCGGCCGCGACGCGCTCGGCTGGAGCCTGCCCGACGCGCTTGCGCCGCTCGGCGACAAGGCGCGAGCATTCGACGATCTGCACGCGCTCGTGAAGGCGGTGACGGCGGCCGCGCGGCCGGGCGACCATGTGCTCGTGATGAGCAACGGCGGCTTCGGCGGCGTGCACCAGAAGCTGCTCGACGCGCTGTCGGCGCGCGGCGGCGCGGCGACGCCACGGAGCGGCGCGTGA